From the Acidisarcina polymorpha genome, the window GCCGCGAAGAGCAGCACCAATGTCCACATCATCTCCGATCACGGCAACGACTACACGCTTGAGCTCAAAGAGGTATCCGGGGACCCAGACGCCTCCTTCGACTCGACCGTCTTTCTGACCGCGACCGACCCGGAAGCTCAGAAGAAACAAGCGGAAGCGCCTGTCTTCGTTCCCGCCGCCGAGGTGAAAGAGAAGGAAGAGATCCTCGAGAAGGAGGCCGCGGACGCCCATGCCGCCGCCGAAGCCGAGAAAGCGTCGGCACAGCGCGCCAAGGAGCAATACGAAAGCACTTATCCCAGCAACCTGCATTTCGATTACAGCTGGGACGAGAAAAAGGCCAAGGCACTCGGAGTCCGGCAGATATGGGACGACGGAAAATTCACCTACATCCAGGGCAAGTTCGAGGAGCCGCCCGTCGTCTACGAGCTGAAGGATAAAAAAGGCTCACTCATCAATTTCGATTTCGCCAACGGCCTCTACACCGTCCCCAAGCTCCTTCAAAACGGATACGTCGCGATCGGCAAAGCTAGGGTTGATTTCCACCGCGAGGAGGCCAACTAAATGGACACCGTTCCCCAGCAGCCCGTCGCCAAACCGCCGATCCAGAAAACCCTTCCTATCGTCCTCGTGCTTTTGGGCGGAGTCCTGTTGATTGGTATATCGACGGTGTTCAACCTCATTGCCGGTCATAAAAAAGAAGCCGCGAAGAGCACCATGCAGACGAAGCCCTCGACGGCCGACCCGCAGCAAGTGAGCGGATTCGAGAAACAGCAGGAGCAGATCGCCAAGAACGACCAGGACAACCTGCAAATGCAAAAAGCCCTTGCTGCTTTGCGGGCGCAGGACCAGGGCGCTCCCGGCCCAGAGGCAGACCCGTCCCTGCCCATGACTCCCGCCCAGAGCGCTGCGATCTACGGAGCAAGCCCGAATGCTCCGCGCCAGACCTCCGGACAAGCCGAGCTCGAAGCTCAGGCCAGACAGCAGGCGGCGGAGCGCGCGAAAAAGCGCGAGGATGCGCTCAACAGCGACACGGTCGCCATCGACTTTGCCATCCGCGAGACGCCCGAGGCTGCGTCGGCTGTATCGGTTCACGACGAAAATAAAGCAGGCGAAGACAAAGGATCTGGCCCGCCCGCGCAGGCGGCAGGCGACAGCGACGCCGAAAAGGACATCGCCGAAGAACAAGGGCCTCGGCTGGGCGACAAAAAAGACAAAAACCCGATGGCGGCCTACGATTTCGACGCCTACGGCGGACAACTCTACCGCATCTTCGAGGGCACGGTACTTGAAGGCGTCGTCACCAACCATACCGACGGCGGCATGGCCGGCCCGGTCCTGATTATGCTCACGACCGACTACTACTCGCACGACCACCGCCAGCTTCTTCTTCCTCAGGGAACCCGGCTGATCGGCTCCGTCCAGACGGTTGGCAGTCAGCAACAACACAAGTTGGCGGTCGTCTTTCATCGCGCGGTCTGCCCGGACGGTTTCTCGATCGATCTCGACAAATATCCCGGCCTCGATCCTTTGGGAACGACCGGCCTTGCCACCAAGGTTGACCACGGCTACGCAATGACGTTCGCCGCCGCCGCCGCCGTCGGGGGACTGGGAGGCCTCGCGCAAATCGGCAACGCCGGCAGCTCCTTAACCACCAGTAGCCAAATCCGCAACGGACTCTCGTCGCAAACCAGCGCCGAGGGCGAACAGATACTCGACCATTTCCTCAATCGGCTGCCGATCATCACGCTCAAAGAAGGCTCGCGCGCGCGTGTCTACATCGGCAAAGACATTCTCATTCCCTCCTACGCAAACCACCGCGTCAACCCGAATCTCTAAAAGGAGAAGCGTTCATGACACCACCGAACACCGCAACATGGAGCGGGATCGCCGTTCTTTTCGGCACTCTCGTGGCAGCCGTACCAGCCCACGCCCAGTTCGGCTCCGGCATCGTCTACGACCCAACCCAATCGGCCCACGCGATCAAACAGATCATCAACGAGACCCAAATGGCCGGTACCGCTCTGAAGACTTACAACCAGACGGTGACCACCTACAACACGATTTACAACAACCTGATCCACTTCAACTCCAAACAAATCTGGCACACGCTCGAGAACGCGCTCCTAGCCACCTCGGTCGAGAACACGTACGGGGAAACCAGCGGACTCCAAGCACAGTTGAACGGCCAATCGCAAAACCCTTCGCTGGTCTGGAGAATCATGAACCTCGCGCTTAACGGCACCTCGTCGAGCTTTTGGGCGCAGCAAGCTGTGGGAGCAAGCGAACGGCTCTCGACTCTCGCCCACATCGAGGCGATGGACGCGGCAAGCACGGCATGCCTTGGCGCTGTCGGCTCCTATAACGCGGGAAGGACGGCCAATCTTTCCGCCAACAACGCGCTCGGCACGTCGCAATTCGACGCGACGACCTTCACCAACAGCGAACTCGAACAGCTAAACCTCATCAACGTCGCGAACGCGCAGAGGATGCAGGAAGAGCATGCCCAGGGCCAGATCCACGCCTGCATGGCCGCGCAGGCGGCGGTCGCCAACATGGACAAGCGCAACGCCGAATCGGCGGCCTTGAACGACGCGCAGTACGTTCAGAGCCAACAGTCATCGAACCCCACCTACGCCGGCAACGAATCCGGCACGTGGACCAGTTACTACTAAACACCACCTAAATCCAAGGCGAGGCCCATGCTGAAAGCCATCGACACCAAGCTCCTGATCGCCATTCTCGCGGCGCTGTCCATCATCAGCGCCGCCATTTTCCGGATCGAAAAGCAGCACACCGATCAAGCCCGACGCGAAGCCGAGATACGCAAGCAGGATGAAGATTTCCGCAAGCAAGTAGAAACACTCAAGAAGAAGAGCCATGCGTCTGCCGGCAACGAAGGCGACACATGGAAGAAGTACTACTGAGGCTACTATCATGCATATCGCCGCCCCGACGCTGCTCGCCGTAGGAACCATCGACTGGCTCTACCAGTTAACGCAGCAACTCACCGATCTCACCACTGCTAACGGCGACGCACTCTCGAACTTCGGAATGATCCTGCTGGCGTTCCTCGCGACCCTCAAGCTGATCGGGGTGGCGATCCGCATGAGCCCCTGGTCCGCCTATTTCGGTGGCTATCGGCCCGTCTCGCTCGACGAACTCAAAGTGTTTCTTTTCCGGCTCCTGTTTTGCTGCGTCATCGAGCACTACTGGACCAACAACCTTCCCGGCGCAGCGTTCGGATTCAATCGGATGTTCTCCTACATCGCCGGAGCCATCTCTCAGATCCTCGATCAGAACTCGCTCAACCAGCTCCTGCAATTAATGCACACCGCGGCATCGGACACCACCTTGCCAACCGGCCTGGCCATATACCAATACGTCGTTTATTTCCTCATCATGATCTTGATGGGCCTCGCCTCCGGCATCCTGTTCCTCATCAACTCCAGCGCCTTTATCTTCTACGGCGTCACCGCCCTCTTCGGTCCCGTCCTGATTCCGCTCTACATGACTGAAACCTTTCGGGGAAAGTTTCTGCACTTCGTCGAGGTGCTGGCGAGTTTCGCCATGATCCGCGCCGTCGCGGCGGCGTTCATCTTCGTCTGGTCGGGATTTCTGACCGGGTTCATGCAGCAGACCTTCGAGGGAAATTACTCGCTCGCGAACTGGCTTGCCAACTTGGTCCCGTTCATGACCATCTACGTCGCATTCATCCTTAACATGGTTCTCGTTCCATCCATCACACAAATCATCTTCGGAGGAGGCGCGGGGGCGGCGGGCAAGATCGGCGAAATGGGTGAGCGCGTCGCAGCCTACGCGGTAACCAGATCATGAAAAAACCAGTCACTTACGTCCGAATCGAACCCACGCCGGCGCAGCGCGTGGGAAAGTCCGTCGCGATCGTCATCGGGTTCCTGTTTCTAGCAATCGCCATCGAAAGTCTCTTCTTCACCGTCCCAACCGCTTACCACATATTCAAGGCATCGAGGAAAACACATGTCCGCGCAAATAGCCAGTCCCACTAGCCACCTCACGCCCAAACAGCGAGTGGAGGCTGACGAGATCGCCAACGAAGTCTACGCCGCGCACTACAACGAGCGCCGCATTGCGAAGCTCGCCATCGTCTCGCTCGCCGGGCTCTCGCTCGCCCTCGGCGGAGCGGTGGTCTATGTCTCCGCCCGTCCCGCTGTCAATCGCTACATTCGCATCGACGAGGCAGGCCGAGCGCAGGCCATTC encodes:
- a CDS encoding TrbG/VirB9 family P-type conjugative transfer protein, translating into MQRPLILTTCVLATIGAWGQTPTPPPAVQPKAPRTVEVNHASAAPIIRTSLNQSTLLELPPGEKVATVFGGNTDDWIFNAGHVASRFISVKPKAAAAKSSTNVHIISDHGNDYTLELKEVSGDPDASFDSTVFLTATDPEAQKKQAEAPVFVPAAEVKEKEEILEKEAADAHAAAEAEKASAQRAKEQYESTYPSNLHFDYSWDEKKAKALGVRQIWDDGKFTYIQGKFEEPPVVYELKDKKGSLINFDFANGLYTVPKLLQNGYVAIGKARVDFHREEAN
- a CDS encoding TrbI/VirB10 family protein, yielding MDTVPQQPVAKPPIQKTLPIVLVLLGGVLLIGISTVFNLIAGHKKEAAKSTMQTKPSTADPQQVSGFEKQQEQIAKNDQDNLQMQKALAALRAQDQGAPGPEADPSLPMTPAQSAAIYGASPNAPRQTSGQAELEAQARQQAAERAKKREDALNSDTVAIDFAIRETPEAASAVSVHDENKAGEDKGSGPPAQAAGDSDAEKDIAEEQGPRLGDKKDKNPMAAYDFDAYGGQLYRIFEGTVLEGVVTNHTDGGMAGPVLIMLTTDYYSHDHRQLLLPQGTRLIGSVQTVGSQQQHKLAVVFHRAVCPDGFSIDLDKYPGLDPLGTTGLATKVDHGYAMTFAAAAAVGGLGGLAQIGNAGSSLTTSSQIRNGLSSQTSAEGEQILDHFLNRLPIITLKEGSRARVYIGKDILIPSYANHRVNPNL